A genomic stretch from Lathyrus oleraceus cultivar Zhongwan6 chromosome 2, CAAS_Psat_ZW6_1.0, whole genome shotgun sequence includes:
- the LOC127121404 gene encoding paired amphipathic helix protein Sin3-like 3 — translation MSKGSSSKKVEVTSDDAKIYIKEIKDAFKDEKHKFNEFLKTMKDIKKKRADIVCMLARVKELFEGHEELLLKFNTYLVDEFEITPPPNKPEVNIEYARKYLDKVKTRFQDDPNIYQSFLTILNMYRNKEKSCEEVSRMVISLFKDQPDLVDGFIEFFP, via the exons ATGAGCAAG GGATCAAGTTCAAAGAAAGTAGAAGTAACAAGCGATGACGCCAAAATTTATATCAAAGAAATAAAGGATGCGTTTAAAGATGAGAAACATAAGTTCAATGAGTTTTTAAAGACTATGAAAGATATCAAGAAAAAAAG AGCTGATATAGTGTGTATGCTGGCAAGAGTGAAGGAATTGTTTGAAGGGCATGAAGAATTGTTATTGAAATTTAATACCTATTTGGTAGATGAATTTGAGATTACACCTCCACCAAATAAGCCAGAAGTGAATATAGAATATGCTAGGAAATATTTGGACAAGGTGAAG ACTCGATTTCAAGATGATCCGAACATTTACCAATCATTTCTAACTATACTGAATATGTATAGAAATAAAGAAAAGAGTTGCGAGGAGGTTTCACGAATG GTTATTTCACTTTTTAAAGACCAACCTGATCTTGTTGACGGATTTATTGAGTTTTTTCCATGA